ACCATCTAGGAACAGATAAGAAGGCATCTACATCATGGCACAGCTGACATTCGGATAATCGTACGTTCCGAAACGTCGGCTGTGCCTTTCCTGTCACCGCCTCAATAAGGTATAATGAAATTGTTGTTGCTCTATTGCGAGCAAACCCCAGAAAGCAGGTGTTAAGCCCATCATGGAAATCGTAAAAATTGCGCCACGCGGATACTGTTACGGTGTCGTTGACGCTATGGTGATTGCACAGCAGGCCGCACAGAACCCGGATCTGCCGCGACCGATTTATATACTTGGCATGATTGTCCACAATAGTCATGTGACCAAAGCTTTTGAAGATCAAGGTATCGTAACACTGGATGGACCGAATCGTCTGGATATTCTCGATCAGGTAGATAGCGGAACGATCATTTTCACCGCTCACGGCGTATCGCCAGAAGTTCGCCGAGTGGCACGGGAAAAAGGGCTCACTACAGTAGACGCAACCTGCCCTGATGTAACCCGCACTCATGACCTAATTCGTGAGAAAACAGCGGAAGGCTATCATGTTATCTATATCGGTAAAAGGAATCACCCTGAGCCGGAAGGTGCCATCGGCGTTGCACCAGACTATGTGCATCTGATCGAAAAGGAAGAGGAAATCGACGGACTGGAAGTGGATGCACAGCGCATTCTGATTACCAACCAGACGACGATGAGTCAGTGGGACATCCGTAAGATTATGGAGCGTTTGCAGGAGAAGTTCCCGCATGCTGAAGTGCATAACGAGATTTGCTTGGCTACTCAGGTTCGTCAGGAAGCGGTCGCTGAGCAAGCTGGACAGGCTGAGCTAGTTATTGTAGTTGGTGATCCACGCAGTAATAACTCGAACCGTCTGGCTCAAGTATCGGAGCAAATCGCTGGTGTTACGGCTTATCGAATCTCTGATATTACAGAGCTGAAACGGGAATGGTTAATCGGTAAATCCAGAGTTGCCGTTACAGCAGGTGCATCCACCCCAACACCAATTACCAAAGAAGTGATCGGGTATCTGGAAAAGTATGATAACGACGATGCTTCCACTTGGGAGATCGTTCGTACTGTGAACCCAAACCGTCTGCTGCCGCCAGCACGCGAGAAAAAAGGCAGAACAACCAATCAGCCGGTTCGCCGTTAAACAGCGCTCACAGGCAGTTGAACACAAGCGTATAGACGATTGAACACGAATGGAAAGATGGATCATAGATCATAAGTCCAAATTCCCTCAATCGTATATAGTCCAAGAACCGTGCTCTTCCCTATTGGGTGAGACACGGTTCTTTTTGTTGTATGTCTATATGTTACGTTGGATGATCTACCTATGGTGTTGCATTTTCGTCACAACTAGAATCATTGACATGAACAAGTAAAAGCTGTATATTTACTTTAGTGATTAAAAGCTTAAAAGCGTGTAAGCTAAAAAGCACAAAATCGTTAAAGTGAATGCGAACGATTCATTTGCATGAATGCTATAGTACGAAGCGTAATCCATGATCTGTATTAACAATCGTAATGTTCAAAACTATACAATCCCACAGGAGAGGAAGATTTATTATGATTATCCATGTATCTAAACAAACATCGCAGGAGCAATTGAACCAGATTGTAGAACTGATACAACAAGAAGGCGTGCAGGCGAATGTGTCACATGCGGCGGATCGTATCGTTGTTGGTATGATCGGCTCGGTGAAACCAGCGCTGGTTGAACGTTTGCAACAGATGAGTGGTGTACAGTCAGTGAACAAAGTGTCCAAATCCTACAAGCTTGCTAGCCGTGAATTTCATCCTGAAAATACAGTCATTCGTATCGGCGATGTGACTATCGGTGGTGGAGAGTTGGTCGTGATGGGTGGTCCTTGTGCAGTAGAATCGCCACAGCAAATTGACGAAATCGCTCGTCTGGTTAAAGCCGCAGGCGGTCAGGTGCTGCGCGGTGGTGCATTTAAACCACGTACTGGGCCATACAGCTTCCAAGGCGTAGGTGTGGAAGGTCTCATTATGATGGCAGAAGCAGGCAAAAAGCATGGTCTACTGACTATCACCGAGGTGATGACACCAGAGTATGTTGATATTTGTGCGGAATACGCAGATATTTTACAGGTGGGTACGCGCAATATGCAGAACTTTGATCTGCTGCGTAAGCTAGGTGAGATTCGTAAGCCAGTCTTGCTGAAACGCGGATTTAGCGCAACCTATGACGAGCTGCTGAATGCTGCGGAATACATTCTGGCAGGCGGTAATCCCGATGTAATGCTGTGCGAGCGCGGTATTCGTACATTTGAATCGTACACCCGTAATACGCTCGATCTGTCAGCCATTCCCGTGCTACAACAGCTGAGTCATCTACCGGTCATTTCCGATCCAAGTCATGGTACAGGTCGCCGTGAGCTGGTAGAACCGATGACGCGTGCCTCGGTAGCAGCAGGTGCAGACGGTCTGATTATCGAAATGCACACAGATCCAGACAACTCTATGACCGGCGATGGCGTTCAATCGCTGTTCCCAGATCAATTTGCCAATTTGCTGCGTCAGCTGG
The DNA window shown above is from Paenibacillus sp. JQZ6Y-1 and carries:
- a CDS encoding 4-hydroxy-3-methylbut-2-enyl diphosphate reductase, translating into MEIVKIAPRGYCYGVVDAMVIAQQAAQNPDLPRPIYILGMIVHNSHVTKAFEDQGIVTLDGPNRLDILDQVDSGTIIFTAHGVSPEVRRVAREKGLTTVDATCPDVTRTHDLIREKTAEGYHVIYIGKRNHPEPEGAIGVAPDYVHLIEKEEEIDGLEVDAQRILITNQTTMSQWDIRKIMERLQEKFPHAEVHNEICLATQVRQEAVAEQAGQAELVIVVGDPRSNNSNRLAQVSEQIAGVTAYRISDITELKREWLIGKSRVAVTAGASTPTPITKEVIGYLEKYDNDDASTWEIVRTVNPNRLLPPAREKKGRTTNQPVRR
- the aroF gene encoding 3-deoxy-7-phosphoheptulonate synthase, with amino-acid sequence MIIHVSKQTSQEQLNQIVELIQQEGVQANVSHAADRIVVGMIGSVKPALVERLQQMSGVQSVNKVSKSYKLASREFHPENTVIRIGDVTIGGGELVVMGGPCAVESPQQIDEIARLVKAAGGQVLRGGAFKPRTGPYSFQGVGVEGLIMMAEAGKKHGLLTITEVMTPEYVDICAEYADILQVGTRNMQNFDLLRKLGEIRKPVLLKRGFSATYDELLNAAEYILAGGNPDVMLCERGIRTFESYTRNTLDLSAIPVLQQLSHLPVISDPSHGTGRRELVEPMTRASVAAGADGLIIEMHTDPDNSMTGDGVQSLFPDQFANLLRQLEQLSPIIGKSFNTPKAPAAAFATSVQS